The genomic region aaaatgtcgaaggagcgcgctcggtattcttcggcagcagagcaagaactcttgagtgagggattttagGAGTTTAGGTTTAGGGATTTtaggctggcagaaagttgctgacaaattaaactcgtaagtaatttaataataacaataataatggagtggatctaTATAGCGctcttcaaggcacccaaagcgttttacaatgccactattcagtcactctcacattcacacactggtagctgtcacagctgccctggggcagactgacagaagccaggctgccatatcgcgccatcggcccctctggccaacaccagtaggtggtagggtagatttatcatatcacactatattatccaatattatattacattatattatattacattatgttatattatatcccctttcacattagagccacaacaggacccactagaacatgggaacaagtaaaagtgaaatataagaatattctacagaatggtaatatttatcacttatattgcttttcgtctcttggacagagaccctgaaataatctgtttgtttgtttataacagcaaccaagaaaaggggcagcgcaaaaaaagacaggtggtggtcctgcaccccctcgtcaacaagttggttaagtaaataataccctcacgggaaaatcgatatctctctatgagcacactgtcgcgctgagctaaaggatcctgtctgtcccgcaatatacgctggattctgaggactctccttatcaatcttgcaccttccgcaatgggtggctcgcgtatacggacaggacatggctgcgacaggcttcccaaatccaccttcgcttttatagccgtggtctcccatcttgattacacgaagtaaattgcaattactactctgaaatctgaattacatctgtaataatcacatacatgtaatagaatgttaatagtacatttcccttttttaggaaatgacctgtatgtatctgtgtgacatcaataaaaggatcaagtgctgcattatctttagttacattgatgttatttatttatggtacaacagtggtaaaatatcgctgttgctttcgtatacatgaagcggaaatacctgagtggccgcgatctaatcctgtttacataaagtaaacctgctcccgagcaggtttacgcttacggctctgttgctatgacagcaagtcccggatgggcttcgaagaaccgaacgatccaggatcacgcgaaatcgtcaacagtCAAATccggctaacttacttagcgaggtacgaagaacgggccccaggatTGAAATCCACTGTTGTTGAACAAACGTCAGTGGTGTGGTAGCAACAGAAATCTAACATATAcaaggcagaaaaaaagcagtaaTGATAACGCATTACTGGCTCTACATTAACAAAACTAAGACAAACTCAGCAggtataaaagaaaagaaaagaacaaaagacaaaaatgcaggaaaaatgaaatgttAATGTCATTAAATACTTTGTTACCAATTTATGTTGCATGTGAATATTCACCTTCCCGTCCAtgagtgcattaaaaaaataagaacaacatTAGTCTCTGTTAAAAACCACTGCTGTGTGTCTAATTTGGTTGGATGaatattagggctgccacgattagtcgactagtcacgattacgtcgactatcaaaatcgttgacgattaatttaatagtcgacgcgtcttttgaagctttgtaagaccccaaaagacgcaggaataagtagtaggatttaagagtgtaataacggactgaaacagaagatggcagcactgcatgtacaaggatgccagctgccgttaaacccagaagaagaagaaactgtgtcccagaattcatagcgcggcccagctcagtttccaacaatggcggcagctagttagttttaatattactcttattattctttctgggtcacaaaataaacgtttaccatattttcaggcgagaatgtagctgtgtaaacctcaaatatctgctcagtttatcaagacaccgcatattttcaaaagcgctccgacgttttcggagacgtctgttacccgctagctcgatagctagccgggggcaaggctcactagagccctgAGAACACcagactcccggcaaatcgtcttcaaacccaccgccgtcttttgctactcaggttaaacatgacatatgagtcactttgataacttaaaaatgttattgtttggcttttttcagtattttatttgttcctgagtaaatcggtttggctgagattaaagttatagtttttacacagctgagtaaagtcaagcagacagctgattatcagaagtgtgagatgctcgagaatatactgcggtgagtttattaaactccaccgaaacaatctacaaatttcattaaaatttaataaactatcatcttctctttatttttagttagcacatacctgaaacacttaaagctgtaagctaatgatataTAAGAGTAGATGCATGCTGGCGCAAtaagctgcaggttttacattcaatggatgcatgatctgattagttgactaatcgcaaaaataatcagtgactagtcgactatcaaaatactcatttgtggcagccctaatgaatataaacaaaaatctaaaaaaaaaaaaaaaaaaaagggggggggggggggctcaccTCATCGACAGGCTGCACGTCTGGGAGCTCAGGTCTGAGCAGTGCAACATCTCTGTCTGGTTGATCTTGAGAAAGGTTCTCATTCCCTTTTGAAGTTTTATTCTTCGACTCAGACGAATCTGACCGAGCAGCTTTTGGCTCCGATTTGGCTTTGTTTTCACCAACGCTGTTATCCTTTGCTGCTGGTGGCCGTTCTTCTGCTCCCCGCTGGTTTTCTGAATCTGGCTCAACAGACGGATTCTGGTCTGCCTCAGGAACTTCCTTGGCCCGCTCAGCGTCCGGCTCATCCTCAGCAGTTCCTAGAGTCTCGACCCACTGCCTGTTGGGTCTCCTCTGATGCAAGTCATTCCTGTTTAATCTGGCTTCATCAGCTCTGTACCTTAGGGCATGTTGCTGTTGAGGTGCATCCCCTCCTGCAAAATGATTGCAGTCCTCAATCCTGAGGCGAGGTTGAGCTTGCGGTTGTTCCAGCTCTGGTGGTGGTGGATCCCTTCGAGGGCGGCGTAGAGGTGCCATGATGCCATGCTGGAAGGCTGCTTGCACACTTCCATACATGAACACCTGTAGAAGAGTcaaacatatatttatttatacaaagcAAAGACATACAATGTATTGCTTTATTAATGCAAATAATGCTGTGTATACAACGCAAGCTCCATAATGTGAATTAATGTGAAAAAGGGGACAATTTGTACCACAACGGCGATCACGATAGTGAGCAGGACTGGGATCTGCAGGGTAACTGGTAGATCTTTGAGGAGCGCTCGAAGAAATTCACTGATTCCCTGTCCGAAGTGCTTCAGTGGCTCTGTGATGAAGGTCGTAATGGTAACAGAGATTGCCTAAAAAGAGAAGGATGTCTAGGTCATAACAAAGTCCAAGCGCATACCAAGGAACACAGTTTGGCATGGTAAAAATATATAGCAGTTAGAACAAGGTAGACTGGTTGCTGGGTAAAATCGGTGTAAAGAAGGTGCTGTACCAAAATCCTCCTGGTGACAACTTTGGTTTTTGCCACAGtggctgttttttttcacattttgtctgCAACAAGTTGCCAACTAATAGCCGAGCAGTTGCACAACTTGAAAAAGTGTGACACAAACTGGACATGGAAGCAAAGTTGTGCTTCAGTGCTGCAGCCAAGATGTTTCAAAATGCAATTTCAAAATTTGTACTTTTTACTTCACAACTGGAGGTTGTCGTATGGTCGTGGGCAGTGTGTGACTGGCAACTTGCTCGCTCACTTCTACGCTGTCAAGATATTTGTCACATGTCCAAAATGGCAGCCAAATTAAAACCATGTGTTTAGTGGTGATGTGTCCGCAAAACCTCAATAACCCTTAACAGACATTCCAAAGAGTGGCCTACCTTGGTTGGAGGTACCAACAGGATGGGATTAACCATGAGAACTTCATAGTATCTCTTACAAGGGTCATCTTGAAGAGTCCAGGTGCTTCTAAACCACTCTGCAGGATACCAAATACAGGTCCAAGCTTAGGCAGACGTTATGAGCCAAATACGCTTAATATATGCAAAACAGCAATGCTGGAGTCTAAAACTGTTAAAGCAGCTGAGACTTCAGAGTTTGCACAATGACTCCACAAGGACTTAAATTCCTCTCCATCTCATGGCTGTGCAGTGAAACGTATTTCAAAATGATATTTAATACGCTCTAAAAAGGAATGTTTTTCTCAGCCAGTTAATATTTTAGATGCAAGAGGTTTTCACAGAATGCCGTGACTGTTCGTGCTTGGTGATTGCATACCTTTCAAACTGTCACTCCAGTCAATTTTCTTCACCCCAGTGCATTTTGCATTAAAGCCTTCCATCTTCACTATATTATTTTGATGCTCAGCAAAGGCAATCTGaacaaaatatacatatttattaaaaacattgtATTTTACAATCAAAGCACTGAAATACAGCTAAACTGAAACCACTGAAAGCTGCAGGA from Astatotilapia calliptera chromosome 23, fAstCal1.2, whole genome shotgun sequence harbors:
- the LOC113016241 gene encoding chloride channel CLIC-like protein 1 isoform X1 → MFFIALLWSLSLTAVGQQEDNEWLDPYDMLNYDASTKTMRKPTEPASYDNVGTKRREYNQDPSQTELTSCKEQVEDLQKQNEDQKKTIKLISQQPTCSPVFKRFLSRLLKEIQRVGVPSDSTDVFFDAKVKLSKQAMTEIQTLLEGEDRWRTGALDNAISQILVDLKPHDYEAWKWRFEDTFGVELDTVLKIGSFILIIVAIISTELWTTISWFVQFRRLFAVCFFVSIIWNWFYLYKIAFAEHQNNIVKMEGFNAKCTGVKKIDWSDSLKEWFRSTWTLQDDPCKRYYEVLMVNPILLVPPTKAISVTITTFITEPLKHFGQGISEFLRALLKDLPVTLQIPVLLTIVIAVVVFMYGSVQAAFQHGIMAPLRRPRRDPPPPELEQPQAQPRLRIEDCNHFAGGDAPQQQHALRYRADEARLNRNDLHQRRPNRQWVETLGTAEDEPDAERAKEVPEADQNPSVEPDSENQRGAEERPPAAKDNSVGENKAKSEPKAARSDSSESKNKTSKGNENLSQDQPDRDVALLRPELPDVQPVDEVNIHMQHKLRPEASLEDSSLRRSVNFKAPVQETGGNNEYI
- the LOC113016241 gene encoding chloride channel CLIC-like protein 1 isoform X2, with the translated sequence MFFIALLWSLSLTAVGQQEDNEWLDPYDMLNYDASTKTMRKPTEPASYDNVGTKRREYNQDPSQTELTSCKEQVEDLQKQNEDQKKTIKLISQQPTCSPVFKRFLSRLLKEIQRVGVPSDSTDVFFDAKVKLSKQAMTEIQTLLEGEDRWRTGALDNAISQILVDLKPHDYEAWKWRFEDTFGVELDTVLKIGSFILIIVAIISTELWTTISWFVQFRRLFAVCFFVSIIWNWFYLYKIAFAEHQNNIVKMEGFNAKCTGVKKIDWSDSLKEWFRSTWTLQDDPCKRYYEVLMVNPILLVPPTKAISVTITTFITEPLKHFGQGISEFLRALLKDLPVTLQIPVLLTIVIAVVVFMYGSVQAAFQHGIMAPLRRPRRDPPPPELEQPQAQPRLRIEDCNHFAGGDAPQQQHALRYRADEARLNRNDLHQRRPNRQWVETLGTAEDEPDAERAKEVPEADQNPSVEPDSENQRGAEERPPAAKDNSVGENKAKSEPKAARSDSSESKNKTSKGNENLSQDQPDRDVALLRPELPDVQPVDERPEASLEDSSLRRSVNFKAPVQETGGNNEYI